The genomic stretch AATATGAAAATGGTGTACTAACAATTAGGATACCAATAGCTGGGACATCTGTTATAAAGATAGAATAACCTTATTTCTTTCTCTTCCCTCTTTTTAAAACCTATTTACAGTTAAGGCAAATATTCCTATTAATATCGAAACGATAGCGTCGTGTGACATTAAATAATAGATTATTGCTATAATAACTAATATGGGAGCTATAATACTACTCCTATTACTCTTTTTAGTAGGTAATATAGGTTTTTCTAATAAGGATAGTCTGAATTTTTTTATCGCAGCTTCCATCGTATTTTTAATGTCATCAAACATAGCACTCCATTGCAGTCCTTCTTCTTCAATTAACTTCTGTAAATTTACAAAGAAATTGAATTCTGGGTCTATTTGCGTACAAGTACCTCCAAGTACTGATGTCATTCTTATATATATTGCTAACTTTTCTGGTATTTTAAGCGGAAAACGATAAAATACTTCATTTGCCGCATTAAGGAAAGTTTCTACTTCTAAAGTTTCTGCTGTAACTCCTTCAAATGTTTTTAAGAATAACTCTATGCCTTTTGCTAGTATCTCCCTATCAGCTTCAGGCTGAATAGCTCCTAATTCTTCAAGGACTTTTACTAGACCTATTGCATCTAGTCGTATTAGGGCTGCATACGCCCTTAAAAGTTTGTTTCTCGTCTCTTTATCCATTCTTCCAATCATTCCGAAATCATAAAGTATTAAGTTTCCTTTTTCATCAACGGCCAAATTTCCAGGGTGAGGATCAGCGTGAAAATACTCTTTCGTCAATAGTAGTAGCATAAAAGTTCTAAATATCCTATATGCTAAATAATCAGGCTTTACAATCTTTTTAGCCTCTGGAGAAGTGACTTTGTATCCTTTCAAATATTCCATGATAAGTACTCGTTTAGTTGCATAATATGGTTGAGGAACAACAACATCAGGAAATTCTTCAAGTTCCTCTTTGATCTTATTTAAATAAAAGGCTTCCTTAGTATAATCCATTTCTTCAAATATTCTCTTACTAAAGTCATTCACTATTGCTCTTAAACTTTCATAAAAGGATTCATCGAATAGATATTTTGTTAGAGGTAATAAATTCTGGATAACTTTTACATCTCTTTCTGCGATTTCCTTAATTCTAGGCCTATTTACCTTAATCACCACAATTTTACTACTCTTTTTTTCTTTCGCTAGGTAAACCTGGCCAATACTTGCTGATGATATAGGCTTCTTATCTATTTCGTATTCGTTAAATTTATCTCCTAAATCTTCTCTGATTATAGGTTCAACTTCTTCCCATGGTGCTGGAGGAACTTCATCCTGCAATTTAGATAATTCCTTAAGATAAGGTTCTGGTAAAACATCAGAATGAACAGATAAAACTTGTCCTAATTTAATAAATGCTGGTCCCAAAGAAATAAACGCTTCAAGTAATTTTCTCCCTTCCTTTCTCATTTCCTCTTCATCGACTTTCTCTCCTCTAAACTCCCTTTGCCTAAATTCTCTAAGCTTAAGAACTCTAGGTGCTAATTTAATTATTACTTGAAGCTCTCTAAACATATATAGAAATAAAAATATATGGCTTTTTATACTATTAGCTTAGGCCTTATCTTAAATCTTCTGTAAAGAATAAGCAATAACGAGGGACTCAAATGACTCCAAAGTACAGTAGTTTCCAGTATTGCAGCTACGGCGAAAGCAAATCCTAATTCTTGCAGTATTGAAGCCTTTACTAACATTAATGAACCTAATGTACCGGCAAAAATTAGGCCTAGAAAAGCTATAGTTAACCTTAGATTGCTCACAGAAATTTCAACTGCAGCTTCCATATTATTTCCTTTCTCTAATTCTTCATGGACTCTGGCTATTAAGAAAATATTATAGTCCATTCCTATACCTATGATGATTGAAACCAAGAAGATAGGTACTACAGCAAATATCGAATAACCAAGAACGTTAGTGAATATTAGTCTTTCAAGGGCTAAAGTTATTGCTACAGCAGATAATATTGTGTAAATAACTACTCCAGAAACAGCTATAGACCTAGTCATAATAAGCAATAGGATAAACATTGTGACAGCTATTTCTCCTACTATAACGAAGAAGTTAGTTTTAACGAAGTTATAAATATTAAAAGCATCTACTGGTCCTCCACCAACATAACCATTCTTTATAATCTTTTCTATTTGTTGAACAATTTGAAACGCTTGATTAGAGAACGGTTGATATTTCTGATTTACTACAAACAGCATATAACCGTGAGAGAAATACTCAGTGTAGTTATACTCTCCAAGTTCACTGTAATTAACTATCCCTCCGTATGGTGAAACTGGGGATTGTACTGCTGTAACTCCAGGAATGCTCGATAACTCTTTATATATGCTTACTGCGTAATCGTATGCTGTTTGGTTAAAAGTCCCATTGTAGGGAATAACCACGTAAATGGGAAATATATTAGCTGAGGTGAACTTATTGCTTAATATCGTAACCCCTTGTGTTGCTTGAGAAGGTGGTAATAAAGCTAAAACATTTAGGGTTAGGGGAGTAAATAGTGCTACAACCACAGAAATAACGACTATAGCTGAGATTATTCCAGCATAAAGTGAAGGTCTTTTTATGGTTACTCTTTTACTTTCACTTTCTGTGAATTTCCTTGGGAAGAAAAGCTTATCTCCAGCACCTCTTAATATAGCTGGGAATAAGGTTATCGCTGATAACCACACAATTACAACAGCCAGCATATCAGA from Sulfolobus sp. S-194 encodes the following:
- a CDS encoding AarF/UbiB family protein, which gives rise to MFRELQVIIKLAPRVLKLREFRQREFRGEKVDEEEMRKEGRKLLEAFISLGPAFIKLGQVLSVHSDVLPEPYLKELSKLQDEVPPAPWEEVEPIIREDLGDKFNEYEIDKKPISSASIGQVYLAKEKKSSKIVVIKVNRPRIKEIAERDVKVIQNLLPLTKYLFDESFYESLRAIVNDFSKRIFEEMDYTKEAFYLNKIKEELEEFPDVVVPQPYYATKRVLIMEYLKGYKVTSPEAKKIVKPDYLAYRIFRTFMLLLLTKEYFHADPHPGNLAVDEKGNLILYDFGMIGRMDKETRNKLLRAYAALIRLDAIGLVKVLEELGAIQPEADREILAKGIELFLKTFEGVTAETLEVETFLNAANEVFYRFPLKIPEKLAIYIRMTSVLGGTCTQIDPEFNFFVNLQKLIEEEGLQWSAMFDDIKNTMEAAIKKFRLSLLEKPILPTKKSNRSSIIAPILVIIAIIYYLMSHDAIVSILIGIFALTVNRF